In the genome of Candidatus Bathyarchaeota archaeon, the window TTAGCTTTATCTTCAGCATGATGTAACAATCATTAGTTTATCAAATTTTTTTCAGTAAGCTTTCTTATAAAAATCGGTTGTTCTTTTAAATGTTGTTACATCTGATTGCCTTATATACGAGGCTATATTTCGCTTGAATAACAGTAAACATAAGTTTTTCATCATAACTACTTTGATAAACCTTTTAAAGCTTTTCTAAAGCCTTCTTCATTATAATCTGCTTTTTTTAATTTTTATAATCGCTTTAACTTTTAAGAAGTATTAAAAGCCATAGTTCACTTCTATCTGCGAAAGCTTAAAAATATCAAATAGCTGTTGCATTCAATAAAACTTGATAACTGTTTTTTTTAAGCTATAAAACTTTGGAATAACCAGTAGTATAAATAAGAGAAGTCTAATTTATAATGTTTATTTATTTCACTAAATTGTTTAGATAAACCTTTTCAAAAGATGCTCATGAGTTATTAGATTATCAACTTTAAAATTATTTCGCAATAGAAAGTTCTTAAACTCTTCATCTATTGTAAGAAATAACATATCGTTCTCAATTGATGTTGCATAAAGAAGGTTATCTATGTTATCTCTATGTCCTAGCATCCTTAATTTAAATGCTAATTTAACAGAGTTTGATGTTGGTGTAAGCCATTTATAAAATTCTGAGTCTAGAAGGGATTTAACAGCTATATCTATTATATTTTCTATATCCCTTCTTAAACGTTCTTTCTCTTTGCATATTTTACCCATTACTTCAATCCATATGACAGATAGACAGAAAAATTTGACTTTACCTTTAATACCAGCTTCTCTAAGCTGAGCAATATTCTCAATAGATAAACCTTCCACCTCAATCCCAAAGCTTGGAAGAATATACGTTGAATCTAGCAATACCTTAATACCTGAAAAACTCATAGAAAGCCCCTTTAAAACCTGGCTTTACTTATGAAGCAGCTGATACTGCTCTTCTTCTGATTCTCTTTCAAATTCTTCAACCGTAGTTTTAGCCCACTTTTTTACTTTTATAGCAAGAGAGAGGGGATTAGGTATAAACTCTAACACTAGCTTATCGTTTTCAACCTTCATTAGAACCTTATCTTTCTCATTTATGCCTAATAGCTTAAGTATACGCTTGGGTATATAAATAACTCCTTTTTTACCTACTCTAGATACAGCTACCTGACTCAAATACAACACCAGAATAAATAAAAAACCTGAAAAATATAAATATTCTGGTTAATGAATTTAATCTTGTTAATCTATAAAGGCTGTCAATTTTCTACTAGCTTATAAACCTAATAAATCCCTCTTTAAGATATTTAAGTGATTCCATTAAGTGAGAGGTAAAGACGTTTTTCGTTAATTTAAAACGGTTTTAAAGCTGAATTAAACAGTCTTTTTTCAATTCATTAATGCTTAATTCCTATTTCAGCTTTAGGCATAAGCTGATATCACTTTCAATAAACTGAAAGCCTTTTATTCATATCTTTCCTAAGCTTTATTTGCTTCCTAAAAGCCCTGTTTACCATATACATAAACCCTTCATCTTCTTTAAGCATCTTTAAATTTTACGTTTTAATTTAACAGTTAACTGCATTTCATTTCAATTTGTAAGTTAAACTAGGTTTTCCTATTATTTCAAGAAGACAAATTTAACTTAGATATTTTCGCATAGATAAGTCTATAGCTTTAACATAGCTTTTAACTTTTTTATAAACGTTTTCAGCATAATCTTTTTTAAAGGCTTTTGAAGCAGGTATTCCTTCTGTTTCATAACCATAGAAGGCTGGGCCTCTTATGGAGGCTAATTCTGATATAAGCTCAGCTAAATCTTCAATTTTTTCTTTTAATTCTTCAGGCAACTTGCTTGAATTTTCTATTAAAGCATCGCTAACGTCATGAGCTTTTGGATATTCGATTCCTATAAGCCTTAATAAAGCTTTAACAGCTAACTCTAAAGCTTCTTGAGCTCTTCTTAAAGCGCCACCTGCATCTTCATCTTTTATAGCTAAAGAAGCTTCTTTTAAGCATCTTTCAGCTCTAGCAAGATAGTCTTTAGCCATTTCTTTATTAATCAAATTTTAATTTCCTCGCCAAGCTTTAAATCAGGCTTTAAAATCCAATATTTTCCTTTTGAAGTAGAAACTCTTTTAGCACCTAATTCTTTAAGCTTTTTTTTAATTTCATTTAAAACAGTTTTTAAAAAATTTTTTTTATCATAAATTATTATTCCATCTTCAATTAAATCTAAAAGAATTGGAGGGTGATTTTCAACTTCCTCAGGCGTTAAATAAACTTCAGAAATTAAATATGGTTTACCAGTTTTCTTAAGGTTTTTATAAACTTCAGCTTCTTTAAGCTTTTTTTTAGCTTTATAACCTTTTTTATATCTTAACCAAATATCTTTAGGTAAACCTTTAATAACTATAAGCAAATCTATATCGCTTTCAAGTTTAGCTTCTCCTCTAGCTAAGCTGCCAAACAAGCATATTGAATAAAGCTTTTCATTAAATAAACTTAAAAGAATAGAGGTATAAGCCTTCAATAAAGAATAGTACTCTTCATTAAATTTAATCATTATTAATGAACCTTCTTCGATTTTTCTTGTTAAAACTATAAAATTAAACTTAACTTAAATATTTTAAAATTCAATTTTTTACATGATAAATGCAAAATATCGATAAATATATAAATGCTTTAAACATTAACAACAAGTAAGAAGGCGGGTAAGGTTAAGAAAAATTGATGATAAGCGAATTGAAAAAAACTTTTCTTAAGCTTCTTGAAGAAGATTTAGAGTTTAGATATGCTATTGCAGGTTTGATTGGGTTACGTGAGGTTTTAAATAGGCTTGATAAAGTTGAGGAAGAAATTAAAAAATTATGGGAGGAAGTAAAGGAATTAAGAATTGGACAAAACAAGCTATGGGAAGAAGTTAAGGCGTTAAGAGAAGGACAAAACAAGCTATGGGAGAATCAGAATAAGCTATGGGAAGAAGTTAAAGCTTTAAGAGAAGGACAAAACAAGCTATGGGAAGAAGTTAAAGCGTTGAGAGAAGGACAGAATAAGCTATGGGAAGAAGTTAAAGCTTTAAGAGAGGAGCAAACGAAGATTTGGGGGGAGATTAAAGGTTTAAAAGCTGAAGTTACAAGTTTTGGGAGAGCTGTTGGAAGAACGCTTGAAGATTATACAAGCGCTTTTATCGAGGTTTTTCTAGAGGAGAAAGGTTATTCTAGAGAAGAAATAAAGGTTGGGAAAGGCATTTTTATTTATGATGGTGAAATTGTTGAGGTTGATGTTTTTAACGAGAAGCCTTTAATTGTTGGGGAGGTAACAACTTATTTAAGGGATGAAAAGGAAGCTGAAAAAGAGGTTGAAAAACTTTTGAAGCATATTGAAGCTGCTCAAAAAAAGTTTAAAAGAAATGTTGAGTTTAAGTTTCTTTCTGTTGGAAATGCTCCTGAAAAAGTTATAGAGTTTCTTAAGGAAACTGCAAAAATGCATGGGGTAAAACTTATTTATGGAAAAAGTTTGATTGAAGAGGGATAAAAGCAAATTGTTTTTTATTTATAGTTAATTTAGTATGCGTTAAAATGTAAACTTTATTAAAGAAGAAAACTTAATTTTAATTGAAATATAAGAAAGGGAGTTAACTTATTTAATAACATCCTTAAAGCTTAACACGTTTATGTATACTCTTTTTTTAAAGCATAGCTATTTTTAAAGTTGTATTTTTCTGCATGGAAGCATTTCTTAACTTTAGATTGCCTTTACATAATGCTTTATTCATCGTTCGAATTGAAGCTTTTTGGATGCTTAATTTTATAAGATAGAAATAATACTTAAAAATGTTAGGGGAACGCTATGTCGATTTCGCCTGAGCTTTATGAAACGATTATTCGCATTATTGATCAACGAGTTAGCGAAATTAAGGTAACTAGAGAAGATTTTAATAGGTTAACTAAAATTGTAGAGGCTTTAGCTGAAGCTCAAAAAAGAACTGAATCAGTAATCGCAACTCTTGGAGAAAGAGTTGAAAGACTTGAAAAAGCTGTAGAAGCTTTAGCTGAAGCCCAAAAAAGAACTGAAGAAAGTGTTAGTAGGTTGGCTGCGGCTGTTGGAAGCTTATCTGATGCTATTGGTTATGGGCTTGAGGATGTGGCTAAGGTTATGCTTCCTTCATGGCTTGAGAAGCATGAAAAGGTTAAAGTTAAGGGTTTGGAGAGGCGATTTATAAAGGTTGATGGTGAAGAGGTTGAAGCGAATCTTTATGGTGAGGGGGTGAAAGGACGCTATTTAATTACTGTGATTGGAGAGGTTAAATCTAAAATTGATGTAGGCGATGTTAAAAAATTTATGGGTAATCTTGATAAAATTAGGAAGGCTTTAAAGGAGCGTAAGATTCTTCCATTAATGTTTGGGTATTGGTTTCATCCTTCAGCTTCAGCTTTAGGCAAAAAGAATGGCATACGCGTAATTGCACCGTACCAAAAGCAGGAGTAGCATGGTTTAAGTTTTAAAGATAAATTTATATAGATGATTTTATTGGTTTAATTTTTCTTTTATCGCTAACGCGTATGGGGATTCTAAGTTAATTAAGGGTATAAGCTGAATTTAATTGCTTATTTGTTTTGAGTAATGAAGGTTGTTGAGCGCGTTGCGTAAATCGCGTGGTTAAATTTAAGTTTAAAAAATAAAGAAAAAGAGGTTTTTAAGGGGTTTAAAGAAAGCCCCTTTATGCTGTTTTACTTTTTGATGCGCCTTAAAATGTATAGTGAAGCTGCTAAAGCTGAGATTAAGGCTATAGCTGCAGCTGGGAATTCTGGTATTGGGATATGGCTTTCCTCTAAGCCTTCAAAGCTGTAGGATGCTGCGCCGCCGTCAGGCACATTAACCGAGGCTGATACGCTGTTGTAGCCTATATCGCCTTCATAAGCAACCACTGTAAGCGTGTATGTTCCTTTCGGCAAGAAGCCTTCATAAAAGCCGTCGACGCTGTAAAGCGTGAACTCGCCTGATTCGCCTACCGCGATTACGCTTGCCCAGCTTATTGGACGCATTTCATCGCACCATGTGAAGCCGTATATTTGGCCGCTTAAGTATCCTCTTCTATCAAGCTCGAATATTACGCTTGCTTCTCCGCTTAAATGCGTATTAGGTACACGAATCTTTGTTCTCTGCTCGTATGGACCTAAATGATTGAAGGCGCATGCGTCACCTTGGTAACCTGGGTCTGTGCCTATTAAGTTGTAGTCTTTACCCATTAATAAGCCTTGTACAGGCGGATACCAAATTAGCCACTCGAAAGGCCACTCAGCTGAGTATTTAGTCCAT includes:
- a CDS encoding nucleotidyltransferase domain-containing protein; translated protein: MIKFNEEYYSLLKAYTSILLSLFNEKLYSICLFGSLARGEAKLESDIDLLIVIKGLPKDIWLRYKKGYKAKKKLKEAEVYKNLKKTGKPYLISEVYLTPEEVENHPPILLDLIEDGIIIYDKKNFLKTVLNEIKKKLKELGAKRVSTSKGKYWILKPDLKLGEEIKI
- a CDS encoding AbrB/MazE/SpoVT family DNA-binding domain-containing protein, with the protein product MSQVAVSRVGKKGVIYIPKRILKLLGINEKDKVLMKVENDKLVLEFIPNPLSLAIKVKKWAKTTVEEFERESEEEQYQLLHK
- a CDS encoding HEPN domain-containing protein is translated as MINKEMAKDYLARAERCLKEASLAIKDEDAGGALRRAQEALELAVKALLRLIGIEYPKAHDVSDALIENSSKLPEELKEKIEDLAELISELASIRGPAFYGYETEGIPASKAFKKDYAENVYKKVKSYVKAIDLSMRKYLS